The proteins below come from a single Nitrosospira sp. Is2 genomic window:
- a CDS encoding DUF748 domain-containing protein — translation MSLASLRHRFAAHKRLGITLGVLVAIFILFGLLAYFWLPGYAKAKLEMALSEALHRPVTVQSIEIQPYTLELTIHAFRVGERPGTADAENAVLSVDKLYVNLSIASIAHLAPVISSVSIYRPTLRLVREGENQFNITDLIEDFLKQPKDETPTLFSVSNVVVEGGRFEFVDRLKKSQQEISDINIGVPFIANLESAEETWVEPHFSAKVNGAPLLIEGKARPFAENRQATLELELSGIDLTRLDEYSPIPVGVKLNSGFFDSKLLLTFNQTPGQPPNLVLTGRAVLRKLEIENRATEAPYSARLGQLDVELTEVNLNAVKPSQGTLVLTEATIARIGDTEPAMSLPQLRVDDVTVDPKRQSLSVGSLVLERVKASIRRESDGRLDLAKLFAPTPGTEPAPEAAAPHAEASKPWSVKLGSLKIIAAVLGFEDSTLSNVPSMVADPLDLTISDIDLSGAQPLKLELKAEINQEGHLQTSGSLAWAPLMADLAVDAKDINFVPLQGWAGDRLNALITRGALSFQGNVKAEGVNGAAAKVVLNGDGRLSHFNALDKSDMTELMRWRSLDISRMEFSSEPLRVNIESVALADFFAHVTLSPDGQLNLKRLIRRDNANVPPAPSAAMTPPEQTKSSTFSSQPGVARAPVPARKDTPVQIGRITLQGGHVNFHDEFIKPNYRARLTGLSGRIGPLDPRKPGEIDIRGAVDKTAPLKIVGKMDTFGSELFLDIKATAKGIDMPTFSPYSGKYVGYTIEKGKLSVDIHYHIEKGELRAENNVFLDQLTLGEKIESPDALSIPVKLALAVLKNSEGEIDVHLPISGSINDPQFSLGGVIVNAIINLLTKAVTAPFTVLGSLFGGEELSEIGFAPGDATITAEAENRLKTLSKALTDRSSLELEITGRADPAHDREALKHRMLERKVKVQKLAEQVKKGQTTGDIDEIELTPDEYPKYLTLAYKEAKFAKPKNLVGLTKSLPVPEMEQLLLANVNADDNEMRELAEQRAAAALNWFVEHGGIPGERIFVLEPKVEVEPDEKKVGSKVEFSLR, via the coding sequence ATGTCCCTGGCCTCTCTACGCCATCGTTTCGCTGCCCACAAACGTCTGGGAATCACCCTGGGTGTTCTCGTTGCCATTTTTATCCTGTTCGGCCTGCTCGCTTATTTCTGGCTGCCAGGTTACGCCAAGGCGAAGCTTGAAATGGCGCTGTCAGAAGCCTTGCACCGGCCTGTGACCGTACAGTCCATCGAGATTCAACCGTACACGCTGGAACTGACCATCCACGCTTTCCGCGTGGGCGAAAGGCCCGGAACCGCGGATGCTGAGAATGCCGTTCTTTCCGTGGACAAACTTTATGTGAACCTCAGCATTGCTTCGATCGCTCATCTTGCGCCGGTAATCAGTTCGGTATCGATATACCGCCCCACGCTGCGTCTGGTGCGTGAAGGCGAAAATCAGTTCAATATCACCGATCTTATCGAAGATTTCTTAAAACAGCCGAAGGACGAAACTCCAACGCTGTTTTCCGTGAGTAATGTCGTCGTAGAAGGCGGCCGCTTTGAATTTGTCGATCGGCTCAAAAAAAGCCAGCAGGAAATTTCCGACATCAACATTGGAGTGCCCTTCATTGCCAATCTTGAGAGTGCCGAGGAAACCTGGGTAGAGCCCCATTTCAGCGCCAAGGTCAACGGCGCTCCGCTCTTGATTGAAGGAAAAGCCCGTCCGTTCGCAGAGAACCGTCAAGCTACGCTTGAGCTGGAGCTAAGCGGCATCGACCTCACGCGATTAGACGAATATTCTCCCATCCCCGTCGGTGTCAAGCTGAATTCCGGTTTTTTCGATAGTAAGTTATTGCTGACTTTTAACCAAACCCCGGGTCAGCCTCCCAATCTCGTTCTAACCGGGCGCGCCGTGCTAAGGAAGCTGGAAATTGAGAACCGGGCGACAGAAGCGCCCTATTCAGCCAGGCTGGGGCAGCTTGATGTGGAATTAACGGAGGTCAATCTCAACGCTGTAAAACCCTCACAGGGTACCCTCGTTCTGACTGAAGCCACTATAGCGCGTATTGGCGATACGGAACCGGCAATGAGCCTGCCCCAGTTGCGTGTGGATGACGTTACGGTTGATCCCAAGCGCCAGAGCCTGTCAGTTGGTTCGCTCGTGCTGGAGCGAGTTAAAGCATCTATCCGTCGCGAATCCGACGGCCGCCTTGACCTGGCCAAATTATTTGCCCCGACTCCCGGGACGGAGCCGGCACCTGAGGCAGCAGCTCCTCACGCCGAGGCGAGCAAGCCGTGGTCCGTCAAGCTTGGCAGTTTAAAAATAATCGCGGCAGTTCTTGGCTTTGAGGACAGCACATTGTCAAACGTACCGTCCATGGTTGCGGATCCGCTGGACCTGACCATAAGCGATATCGACCTCAGCGGTGCCCAACCGCTGAAGCTGGAGCTGAAAGCTGAAATAAATCAGGAGGGCCACCTGCAAACAAGTGGTTCGCTGGCATGGGCGCCCTTGATGGCTGATCTCGCGGTAGACGCAAAAGATATCAATTTTGTCCCACTGCAAGGTTGGGCGGGTGATCGGTTGAACGCGTTGATCACACGTGGCGCGCTGTCGTTTCAAGGCAACGTTAAAGCTGAGGGGGTGAATGGCGCGGCAGCAAAAGTAGTACTGAACGGTGACGGCCGGCTCAGCCATTTTAACGCCTTGGACAAGTCAGACATGACCGAGCTCATGCGCTGGCGCAGTCTCGACATCAGCCGTATGGAATTTTCCAGTGAACCGTTGCGCGTCAATATCGAATCCGTCGCACTCGCCGATTTCTTTGCTCATGTGACCCTTAGCCCAGACGGCCAGCTCAATCTCAAGCGCCTAATCCGCCGAGATAATGCGAACGTGCCTCCCGCACCGTCCGCCGCCATGACGCCGCCGGAACAAACGAAATCTTCCACATTCTCCTCGCAGCCTGGTGTAGCGCGCGCTCCCGTGCCAGCCCGCAAGGATACGCCAGTACAGATCGGCCGCATCACCCTGCAGGGAGGGCACGTCAACTTTCATGATGAGTTCATCAAGCCCAACTATAGAGCCAGGTTGACCGGACTGTCCGGTCGAATAGGGCCTTTGGATCCGAGAAAGCCGGGTGAGATTGATATACGCGGCGCGGTGGACAAAACCGCGCCACTAAAGATCGTGGGAAAGATGGACACTTTTGGTAGCGAGCTCTTCCTCGACATCAAAGCAACCGCAAAGGGCATCGATATGCCGACCTTCAGCCCCTATTCAGGTAAATACGTGGGCTACACAATCGAGAAAGGCAAGCTGTCGGTCGATATTCACTATCACATCGAGAAAGGAGAATTGCGGGCAGAGAATAACGTGTTTCTCGATCAACTTACCCTGGGTGAAAAAATTGAAAGTCCGGACGCGCTGTCGATCCCTGTAAAACTGGCATTGGCGGTGCTTAAAAACAGCGAGGGAGAAATTGATGTCCATCTGCCAATAAGCGGCTCCATCAACGATCCGCAATTCAGCCTCGGCGGGGTGATCGTTAACGCGATTATCAATTTGCTTACAAAGGCAGTAACGGCACCCTTCACCGTGCTGGGGTCGCTTTTCGGTGGAGAAGAGTTATCCGAGATCGGTTTTGCCCCTGGCGATGCAACGATTACGGCTGAGGCTGAGAACCGTCTGAAAACCTTATCCAAGGCCTTAACAGATCGATCGTCGCTTGAACTTGAGATTACCGGTCGAGCGGATCCTGCGCATGACCGGGAAGCCCTAAAGCACAGAATGCTCGAACGCAAGGTTAAAGTTCAAAAACTGGCGGAGCAAGTCAAAAAGGGTCAAACAACTGGAGATATAGACGAGATCGAGCTCACGCCGGACGAGTACCCTAAATATTTGACGCTGGCTTACAAGGAGGCAAAGTTCGCAAAGCCGAAAAATCTTGTCGGTCTGACAAAGAGCCTGCCTGTACCGGAAATGGAGCAACTATTGCTGGCGAACGTAAACGCCGACGACAACGAAATGCGCGAACTCGCTGAGCAGCGGGCTGCGGCTGCACTCAACTGGTTCGTTGAGCACGGCGGTATTCCAGGCGAACGGATATTTGTCCTGGAGCCAAAAGTCGAAGTGGAACCGGATGAAAAGAAAGTTGGCAGCAAGGTGGAATTTTCGCTCCGATAA
- a CDS encoding DUF2784 domain-containing protein: MLADIVLIIHLFFVLFVLGGLPLIWIGAWMRADFARNPRFRLAHLAAILFVAGESLLGMVCPLTWMEDALRGTATESGFIQRWLHRVLFYDFPEGVFTAAYAMFAILVGVTYKLIPPHPRRA, from the coding sequence ATGCTGGCCGATATCGTACTTATTATTCATTTGTTTTTTGTGCTATTCGTCCTGGGCGGCCTGCCGTTGATCTGGATCGGTGCCTGGATGAGAGCGGATTTCGCGCGAAACCCCCGCTTTCGGCTTGCGCATCTTGCCGCAATCCTGTTCGTGGCGGGGGAGTCCCTCCTTGGCATGGTATGTCCGCTTACATGGATGGAAGATGCGTTGCGTGGCACCGCCACGGAAAGCGGATTTATTCAGCGCTGGCTGCACCGCGTCCTTTTCTACGATTTCCCTGAAGGTGTATTTACGGCAGCTTACGCAATGTTTGCAATACTGGTCGGTGTGACCTACAAACTGATTCCCCCCCACCCGCGCAGGGCGTGA
- a CDS encoding sulfite exporter TauE/SafE family protein — protein sequence MKIRNLDLTGNPINLEHEELGLPPIEEPISHPGAHPFLHAAMWFAIVVLIALVIFLIGRFFFSNNWSGGWQIVGETLSGKVFWSAAMVGFLAQVIDGALGMAYGVTATTFLLATGATPGAASASVHIAEIFTTGVSGISHVKFGNVNRDLFVRLLVPGILGGIIGAILVTQIDGAAFKPYISAYLLLLGIYILSKAFRPLRLRQKAPEHVGKLALFGGFVDAAGGGGWGPVVTSTLVGSGNDPRTTIGSVNFAEFFLTLTSAAVFTLLMETNTWPIIMGLVFGGLFAAPFAAVLCKMLHARTLLILVGILIVIISLYNLYKALLS from the coding sequence ATGAAGATTCGCAACCTGGACTTGACGGGTAATCCAATCAATCTCGAGCATGAGGAATTGGGGCTTCCGCCTATAGAGGAGCCCATATCTCATCCGGGAGCGCATCCATTTCTTCACGCGGCAATGTGGTTTGCCATCGTGGTGTTGATCGCGCTGGTGATTTTTTTGATTGGGCGATTCTTTTTTTCCAATAACTGGTCAGGCGGCTGGCAGATCGTGGGCGAAACCCTGAGCGGGAAGGTTTTTTGGAGCGCCGCAATGGTCGGGTTTCTGGCGCAGGTAATCGACGGCGCATTGGGAATGGCGTATGGCGTTACCGCGACCACGTTTCTGTTGGCGACCGGCGCCACGCCTGGAGCGGCGAGCGCAAGCGTTCATATCGCGGAGATTTTCACCACCGGTGTTTCTGGCATTTCTCACGTGAAGTTCGGTAACGTAAACAGAGACTTGTTCGTACGTTTGCTGGTGCCGGGCATCCTGGGGGGAATAATTGGCGCGATCCTCGTTACCCAGATCGACGGTGCGGCCTTCAAACCGTACATCTCGGCTTATTTGTTGCTGCTGGGAATCTATATCCTCAGTAAAGCGTTTCGGCCGCTGCGCCTGCGCCAGAAAGCGCCGGAACATGTGGGAAAACTGGCGCTTTTCGGCGGATTTGTCGACGCAGCAGGAGGCGGAGGCTGGGGCCCGGTTGTAACATCGACTTTGGTTGGATCGGGCAACGATCCGCGTACGACCATCGGTTCAGTGAATTTTGCAGAATTCTTTCTTACGTTAACGAGCGCTGCCGTCTTCACACTGCTGATGGAAACCAATACCTGGCCCATAATTATGGGGCTGGTTTTTGGGGGGCTATTCGCGGCGCCTTTCGCGGCGGTACTGTGCAAGATGCTTCACGCGCGAACATTGCTGATATTGGTTGGAATACTGATCGTTATCATCAGCTTGTACAACCTGTATAAGGCGCTTCTCAGCTAA
- a CDS encoding DUF2490 domain-containing protein translates to MMRKQFGTALLLSSLAISGTASAQQFADDVQDFGVWGAATATGNFGFLNPDNPTLAKVKWWAEGQGRFADDASKFSQAIVRPGIGYQLTPTMSVWAGYAWTPTTTPYVGNTYDEHRAWQQFIYADTYSWGKFQSRSRLEERFVPDHIGRASNPGDGNPNNASWVGYRYRHLLKASIPLKFAPGFSYIVQSEAFVSLNDTDWVPRQGFDQNRFFTGVGYAFTKNITGEIGYMNQYIIRRGANYMGHNLVVNLLANF, encoded by the coding sequence ATGATGCGAAAGCAATTTGGGACTGCTCTGTTACTGTCTAGCCTGGCAATTTCAGGGACCGCTTCGGCACAACAGTTCGCTGATGATGTTCAAGACTTTGGAGTATGGGGCGCTGCAACCGCGACCGGCAATTTTGGCTTCCTCAATCCGGACAATCCCACACTGGCGAAAGTGAAGTGGTGGGCGGAAGGGCAGGGGCGTTTTGCTGATGACGCATCGAAGTTTTCTCAGGCGATCGTTCGCCCCGGTATCGGGTATCAGCTTACCCCAACCATGAGTGTGTGGGCGGGATACGCTTGGACGCCGACTACAACTCCCTATGTCGGGAATACCTACGATGAACACCGCGCCTGGCAACAATTCATATACGCCGACACATACTCATGGGGGAAGTTTCAAAGCCGCAGCCGCCTGGAAGAACGTTTTGTCCCCGACCATATAGGGCGAGCGTCCAACCCCGGGGATGGAAATCCCAACAACGCGTCGTGGGTGGGCTATCGTTATCGGCACTTGCTCAAAGCGTCCATCCCACTGAAATTTGCACCGGGTTTCAGTTACATTGTTCAGAGCGAGGCGTTTGTGAGTCTTAATGATACTGATTGGGTCCCCCGGCAAGGATTCGATCAAAACCGGTTCTTTACGGGTGTGGGTTATGCTTTTACGAAAAATATCACGGGGGAGATCGGATACATGAACCAATACATTATTCGCCGCGGGGCCAACTACATGGGGCACAACCTGGTAGTCAACCTGCTTGCAAATTTCTGA
- a CDS encoding TlpA disulfide reductase family protein, producing MTKLQQVLLYTGIAMIALTAGVLLRSQLTSSSAKFEVLPDTARKGAETIFAATLPDLADRLQPISQWRGKVMVVNFWASWCEPCREEIPEFIELQKKFGEQGVVFVGIAVDQKERAAAFSKQIGINYPVLVGDLSVMALADAAGNRQGALPFTVIIDRSGNIAGSKLGRLSRSKLEGMLKPLL from the coding sequence ATGACAAAATTACAACAAGTATTGTTATACACCGGTATTGCAATGATTGCATTGACCGCGGGGGTTCTGCTGCGTAGTCAGTTGACGAGCAGTAGCGCCAAATTCGAAGTGTTGCCGGATACGGCGCGAAAAGGGGCGGAGACGATATTTGCCGCGACCCTGCCTGACCTTGCCGATAGGCTGCAGCCGATTTCCCAATGGCGTGGCAAGGTTATGGTGGTGAATTTCTGGGCAAGCTGGTGCGAGCCCTGCCGGGAGGAAATTCCTGAGTTCATTGAGCTTCAGAAGAAATTCGGTGAGCAGGGAGTGGTCTTTGTCGGCATTGCGGTGGATCAAAAAGAAAGGGCAGCGGCTTTCAGCAAGCAGATTGGTATAAATTACCCGGTGCTGGTTGGAGACCTGAGCGTCATGGCACTGGCCGATGCGGCGGGGAATCGCCAGGGAGCGCTGCCGTTCACGGTTATTATCGATCGCAGCGGAAACATAGCCGGGTCAAAATTAGGGCGTCTGAGCCGAAGCAAGCTCGAGGGCATGTTAAAACCTCTATTGTAG